atggaaccaaaataaacatcatgatggggcccatggagaatggccccatcatggaattcatatatgcatcaaggtgggccattggccacacctagggcccAAAGTGAGATCTCTACCATCaacaggtaggccccacttatccTATGATCAAAAGTCCTAGGATCACCTACTGACTCTACTCCTTCTTGGTTttatggcttccttagctccttggcttcttttttttatggaggttgatgaaggttggagggttgagatgagagactaggggggtaggaagtgggccacacacttggggtTCTTTCTCCTTAGAGCTTCACTTACTTGGACGGTCACCTCTCTTGGTGCTTGGGAAAATGGGTAgagaataaaagagagagggtggttgtaagagagatgtaatgggtgtgagtgatgggtgtgagtgacatgagggttgacttaggGAGATGACTTGCTTgtcttagggagaaagaaagcatgggttgaagtgatggttgtacttgactagttaatgtgaaaggtgggtagagattctttgaaatctctcagaatttgcaacgcaTAGCGTTTCCTCGAGATATATGCGGGCCAGCAACTCCTTGCCTGGGTAATGCATcagtgcgcaagacgcggcgacgacctggtcgctagggtacaagtctcgggttgagtcgactcacaactatgggatgcgacttagagTCACACGCAAACACAGTCTACAGGTCGCGGTTCTCCAAAATTTGACGAGGAGGATTGCGAGAGTCCAAGGAACGGTACGatttaggatacaggtcttacatattGGGTGGCCTAGAGTGCTTGATTTTGGTGGAGTAACCTAAATGAACATATATTTAGGTTCCTAGACTACTGCCACTCACCCGTCTCTGATCCTCCCTTCATGGATATCACCATTGGCCAAACTACCACACATATCACTCTGGCTCTCATCAGCCAATACCTTGGAATTTTCACAAAGCCCTAAGGTTTTGCAGAGTATGACTTCAACTCACTCAAAGCTCAATCAGAAATCACTAAATATCTTTGTAATGGGAAAAATATTCATTGGCATGAGGAAAATGAACTACAAGGATCCCACATGTCCCCTAAATTCTATATCCTTCACAAAATTTTTAGTTCAAACGTATATCCTAGGGGCACTAACAAATCCAATCTTACTCCATTCATGTTGGGAATTCTCTATGATGTTGGTCATGGAGTGGAACTTTGTCTGCTTACTCTTATTTTGCATCAGTTGGCTGTCGCGGTCCAAAGGACTAGAGATACGTACATTCCATTCCCGTATCTTATCTGCCTTTTGTCTTGTCATGTGGGATTGCTTCCCACTACTGACCTTCCTAGATTCCCTCACAAGTTCAccaaatcaaatatcaaaagaatGGGCCTACTGGGTACACCAAATTCTTCTTCAGCCCCTCATCATGAGGAGACTATGGGAGAGACAGAAGCCGAGGGTGCTAAAACCGTAGCAATGGAGATAGAGGCCGCTAAGACAGAGGATAAGAGATAGCCACCCAGTGACATTCTGTTCACACCAATCACTCACATCCGTCATCATGTTGGCTAGCGCGAGCGTCGCGCCTCGATCATACATCAGCTTTGCCAATAAGATGAACGATTGTCACAAATTGAGCGAATCACGGGAGTGATGCAGTGAGGAGTAGAGCGAGTGGAGTAGGTAGTTCAGGACCTGATATTTTTCGTCACATGTAGACGTGATGACACCATGCCACACGGAGCCGATCTTTCGACCTAGCCTTATCCATAGGTGGAGATATAGGGTCACTAGCTCGCTTATCAGTTATCTTTTTAGATAAGCGAGCCAATTTGATCGAGTCATAATTCTTATCCGTATCAGATTTATGTGTCCCTTTGTGGATAGAATGTTGTCCGTTgatgaacttttattttttattattagatATTCATGCCTTTAAGggcttgttgtttttttttatgatgatgatgacactaCCCAAGCTTTGGGTATTATTTTGGTATGCTTTTGTGGATGAATGATGATATCTTTTACCTTTTCTTGATGATGATGCCATTTATATTCTATATTAGCATATTTCTAAAGGCATGCTTATTTCACATTTAGTTCTTAAGCTTCATACTTCTATCTTATAAACTTATGTGATTTTTCTTATTCTCCCTCTAACCTGTATTTATTTGTAAATTCCACACTTCAGTTGTATTGGTCTACATCCTTTATTGCTTACCCTTTGCCAAtaattgacaaaaagggggagaacatttTATGCTCCCAAGTTTGCTACTGCTTTGTGTTTCTTAAATCTTAATGTAGGAACTTAGGGGGAGCATGAAGGGGTAACATGAATGATGGGGGAGCTACAAACAACTCAAGAATAGACTTAGTTGAAGACTTTTATGTATTGTGTTGTATGTAATAATTTGGGGTTTGTTAGTTTgtttttatcacgtaattgataaagggggagattgaaactGCCATTGTTTGTTAATatatgtgagtgttgagtctgtcAGTCTAAGTGAGATCTTAAATGAAGACATTAAGACCAAGCCTCAACAAAGATGAAGGCTATGATCAAGCTTAAACTGATAAACCATAGCCTCATCATCCCACAACAAACACTAATAGGTATATGCCCCCATATAATTCCAACTTATCCTATAAAAAGGAATTAAAAATCTTCTGGTCAAGTTGGTATAATAATGCACAGTGAGTATAAATGGAAGAAAGACACAAAACTGAAAAAATCACAAGTCCTGGTTGAGTAGATTTAACTGCAATTGAGGGAATCTTTGATAACATTGAACatcattcgataatatcgaatgtaCGCCCATTCTGTCCagcaataataattaaataaaaaaaaataaaaaaaaaagatatgctGGAAACCTCGATAACACCGATAGTTATTCACTATCTTTGAAGTCcatgcttcgatgacatcgaatggccTTCGATTACTTCAACCGTGGACGTATTTCAAAGAATCAgaaaatactctaagtgctcctcgatgacattgaagcctccTCGATGTTATcaagagtaagttatcgatggtaTCGAAGTCTATTCAATAGCATCGAAACTAACTCATTTTTTCCAGTAAGCTTTCAAAGAAAACCTATTTTCTTCGAGTTCATCGAAGACCAATTGACACCATCGAAATTCAAAGTTCGATGGATCGAAGGACTCTTCAATGGAATCGAACAGGGGACAAAACTGTCTAGGAACCTTTATgtattttacaaaagaaatctCGATGGAATCGAGTGCCCCTCATTGAATCAAAGTgcacgtcgatatcatcgaaagatGCTCGATGAAAACCAGTCAAAATCTATCCTcctgttcacaacctcaagtgtaaggtcgcgatgtagtaataatctcggtgagaccgaggttgaatccacagggactaatcttgtgagtaTTCTAAAAGAAActagaagaactagaaaaagatgaaaacctaaatctggaagtatagagagtaattgtgaaagatttaatgaaaaacttaagaaatttaaaggtgggaaactagggtttccaaggatccacttgtagagatcaaggagatctatgcttgattcacagacacaactgaaatcagagtctcatcttatccaattagaagatatctcagtaaaatcaaatctaaacttccttggacctaattctcaatgaatgagaggtgtgagaactggaagtgattccgtcacaaaaccatgcccaagagacaaggcaaataataggatttaccaatcctaaaaccaatctgagagaattgtgaaagctagggaggattccatcatctaaccatgcccatgggacgatggtgaacaataagatttcctaatttcacaatctcaatgcatgaaaagaacatactcaaagctatcgcagatctattataatttgagtcacaacaaaccattaaaaactaaaagtattccttgtaatcaaactagaataaaagagagttcaatataaacatgaattaaagcaataaaaacatcccatcatggtacaagcttcacctcttagccctagctaagaggtttagccaaccatagacatgattgaactaaaatctctttagaaaaacataaaaacaactaaggaaaatgaagaaaaactcttggtgacggcttctctATACTTTTGCTCTACTCCCCAAACCCTAGATTATACCTAGGAATgctctagggacccctatttatagttttagggctTAAACTTTCGCACCGATTTGAAATTTTccagaaaccgtctcaaatttatgcagtccgcgtaaCTTTTACGTAACCCTTAACTGGTCGTGGGtcaccttcgaccagttgtaagccaccctcgaccagtcgagggtctccttcaactggttgtGGGCGATGAAGATTAAGAAGTTTtgattgctggagttcgagtcgaggcacCTTCGACCGGttgacttcgactagtcgagcagaggcCAAGATTGGTCAAGGATCACTGAATTTTACttcaaaactttgattctctttattcttgacttgattttctttaattgttaatatgtgcattcttcattcttggtcttgaaAGATCTATTCttgactttggtgattcttgagcattaaatccatgcttttaacatccttttcaatctaagatgttaaattcaccttgcaacataaacatgattaaaatagaatattaagcattatcatgttcataaaaccaagtaataaatggggtccaatatgcaatatttgaccgtcAACACAATTTcaaaccaacattttgctagtcccgagaaaagtatacaaaaaatgaactttaatgcgcaatgttcaaaccttttttcagaaaataattttttgtgtaattaagtatgaatgagcagacttaagatgagaaagtgagattttgaaaccCTAGatccaaatcacataagcaatcgatcaaataagttctttatccattaagccAGAGCAAAGTTCGCacatcaagtttttcaatgcgttcaatgaaaatactatcttttcataatgttagctatgctcatcactttaagattggttgaaaacccaagtactgattccaaacttatcccctttttttttcttttttcagttttttttattttatatcgatggtcatttgtattcaATCAGTCTtgtcatcttttcttttcttttcttttttctttcatatttttcattctttttcagactttttcaaaattttcatcatacatgaccctttttatcgatctcctattttttaactggttcttttcttcttttaaggtggataaaattcttcagactcgattctcaatatctttcaatgatcatcatactaacaatcagaagaTCTAGTATTATTCACCGAAAACAActtgaataacataatattcaaacttcctcttaatcaatagAATGTAAGAACCAAAAGTGATAGGTTACTTTAttgctccaactccaacaatttaaaattcgatctctatcttatcattatactcaaaacattcttaaatacacaacttatcgcttACCAAACAGATATacattgaatatttttcaaacattttgcaaattttttacaaattttgctcaaaactgagaaaacactgattagtttccTAATCcctcatccccaacctaaaatctacattttcctcaatgtaaaagaaataagcatgatttacaaaagagacaacataattgaaagagaagtgatggaaagatagtaccagATAAAGAAATTTTAAGGCTTTTTcgaaaggatctcagcgtgaaggtgggttagcacatgAGTTAAACAgtcaaaaagcaaactatcctaaatagtagAAACAAACTATCCTCAAACGGTGGAAAGTTAACTATCCTAAACAACAGAAAgtagtaaacctaactacacctctgtCTAACTCGGAGATCAAAcctgataaacaggatcatttagaggtatggacatgtcctctaaatcaaatttgtcaacaaatggctttaatcgatgtccatttactttaaattcaTTTTCATTATTCAGATTATTTATCTcaacaaccccatgaggataaacacaGGTAATAATAAAGGGGTCGGTCCAATGAGATCAGAGCTTACTCGGAAAgatatgtaaccgagaattatacaagaggactttctgacctagtTAAATGATTTCTGAAGAACCTTTTGatcatgaaataccttcatcctatccttataaattctcaatttttcgtacgcatcattccggatttcttcgagttcatttaactgaagtttgtatAGCGAgtcagcgttgtccaaattgaagttcagatttttaatcgcccagtgGTAAGCCTTTCCATAGataagtttaaagggagacattccaatagggtcTTACATgcggtatggtaagcccataaggcatcggtcaatcagattaaccaatccttatggtcaaggttaaccgtcttttccaatatatgtttaatttttcaattgaaaattttagcttgctcacttgtttgtgggtggtatggacttctcaccttgtgagagatgccatatttcttcattaagttcacgaatggcctattacaaaaatgtgagcccctatcactaatgatggcttgaggcgttccAAACCGGGAAGGgatattctcttttaaaaacCTAATGACCgcttgatggtcattattccgacatggaatcactttaacccatttagtgacatagtctactgctactagaatgtataaatttctaaaagattggggaaatggtcccatgaaatcgatgccccaacaatcaaatgcttcaatgatcagaatgggtttcagaggcatcatatttcgacaggactatgctcccaacttttgacaatgctcacaatgtttacaaaactcatgagtatccctagacatagtgggccagtaaaagtcacactgtagaattttggtcatggtctttttagaagaaaagtgaccaccataggcctgagagtggcagaaggagatgacactttagtgatcattgtctggcacacatatccttaagatttggttcgagcaatatttaaataaatatggatcatctcagaagaacttacgaacctccactacaagaaaagggggttttagcctcggttcaaaactgtggctaaaaaggttaaaaactgaggctaaagcctttagcctcagttttgcctcagttatccaaaccgaggttgaaacccctgtggctaaaggctttagcctcagttttagcaaccgaagctaaaatgatttttatagcctcggttcttcaagtgaggctaaaaacctttttagcttcaattttctcgaaatgaggctaaatcaaaattttagcctccattgtttttaactgagactaaatccaaattttagcctcaattgtctccaactgaagctaaatctatttttaacctcagttctcaacaaccgaggctaaagtctttagccacgggaattttagccttggttatcaacaactgaggctaaattcaagcctcagttacaaattgaggctaaaaatgtttttttttaatatttattcaatccactcatgaaacaatcaatcatgaaagccataataccaacaaaacagttaacaaccatttatttaaagtttaactactttaaatcaatcaaactattacacaacattaggttccacaaataatacaaagtcatggtCGCGGCCATCATCACCGGTGTCGTTGTGCTTGGCAGACCCTGAGATAACACTGCCTGTCCATCTTCTGCTGCTTCCAGGCCAACGTCATCATTGTCTCTACCAGCATTCTCCATTTGAATTGTGCGTAGCAGGCCCCTGCAACCTCAACAGGTAGCACTAGCCTGCTGGCTGCAAGACATGAAATGAAACTCTCAAACAAGAAAGGAAATGCAGATGGATGTGTATGGATGCATAGCAAGCCCTGCAACCCTAGCCCATTCATTTGTCAAGGCCTGAGCAAGACAACAAATGATTGACCAACCACTTACCTACAAGATGGGACTAATCCAATTTTGTATTAGTTTCATGGGGATTCTTCATGATAAGAGGATTGAAGTCAGGTTTGAGATGATCAGAGAGCGATGCCCCCAAGAAAGCCGTGTCCTTAACCATTGCATTCGGTTTCACCTGCAAATTGATGTAGTAGTCATAATAAGAAATAGAAAGTGTAGCTATATTAATAATGCAATTGAAAAAAAGTAAAGAACTATTCAGAAAACATATCTTGGTTAGTCCCATTTTGGCCTAGGTATGATTCACCATACCTTTCTCCCAGATTTCTTCTACCCCTGAATAAAAGACTCTGCCGACCTAGCTGGAATGACCTTGTCAACTATGTTGTACAGATACAGCTGAGGGCAGGGAGGCTGGTCACTTGAGAGGATGGAGATGATCTTCCTCAACTTCCTATTTACATCAGGCAAGTTCAGAAACTTGGAGAAGAACTTCTCTAAAATTGATAGGAGCACCTTCTCAATCAATAGGGGTTTGTTATTAGTATCGAGTTTAGGAGTTGGTAAATATTGAAAGATATTTACAAACAGGGCCATCATATACCTTCCATCTAGTGATCGATGAACACTGAGAAACTGAAACAGATGCTTGCACTGAGGATAGGAAGGATTCTAATTATACGTGGCACATATTAGGATGCAAGTCACACTACACAAAGTAGACAATGCAAACACAGCAACATACTGTTAGAAAAATTATACACAAAAACTTTAATTCGTGACTAAGTAAGCAGCATTAACTAAGATCATCAAAAGATACAATGGTCGCTCACTTGAAGCTTTGTTAATATGTGTGCAATTGTATTGTCTCTGGCTAAACCAATCAGGACTCGACATGCTAGTGCGCGTAGGCAGTCGAGAGAAGCTGGAGGTGTAAATATCCTAGGATGGAGAAGATGCAAAAGAACCTTTATACCATTGTTGGCATGCATGGCATCCCTTGCTTGGCGATATCCTAGTTCTAGCTGTGCAGCAAGGCCGGCACAACCTGCTCCAGGACTTAAAAATATCCTCCGCTCTCCAACTACTGTAGGAGCAATAGTAGGCACAACAGTCTGTGAACGATTGCAAGTGTCCTAAATAAACAAATCAACATCAAAACCACACAACCATGGGATTTAAATGATTATGGAGGATCATTTGTTCACTTagtaaaataccttgaaaagcATATACAGTGTTCCAGTTTCTATCTatgatttcaaaatttcaaaccatAGGGTCTGTGCCTGAACAACTTTTTTTGCCGTACCCTTAGTCCAACAAATGCAAAGACAATTTGTAACATTTTCATTGAATGAAAGtaccaaaattttcaaacttcaaGCTCCAGTCAAGCTTACCTCTCTTTCATATCTAGTGTATAGTTCTTCAAATTCCTCACCCCAACAATCAGATAAACCTGGAGCCTCATTTGGGCAAAACAATGACCACTCCCCATTGTTGTTcacccttttcatgaaaaggtcAGGAAAAAGGGCATAAAATAGATCCCCAGCTCTGTGTTCTTCCTCCAAGAATGTAGCAAAACAAACATTGATAAGGCAGCTCAGACCACCATAATAACCCTCCCAacagttaaaaaaagaaaactccaaaaaacaTTTATCAAAGCCTAGAGCAGCATGTGTAAAAGAGAGGGCTCTACCACAGTAGACTATCCAACTATGCATCCATACACATCAACATAAATTAGGTAGACAAAAATGTAGAATAAGTATTTCAAAATGAATAAACATACTTCTCGTTGAAACACAAAATCAAGCATTCTAATGAAGCACTTTGAACTGATATATCCATGCTTGTGCCATACACATTACAGGTGTCATCCAAAGTCAAAAAAACAACCCAGTCCACATGCAATTTTAAGTGCTGAAGTATCAAGGGCCTGACACCTACAAATTGAGTTTTCACAACAAACATACAATAAATTCATTATATTTGACTAACTAAATCATACAAACATTCAGCTCAAAAAATGTCCATCAAAGTAAATGGATTACAtaacgaatatatatatatatatatatatatataatgcactaCAGAACAAAAATGAGAACAATGTAGGAACAAGGTGAGTTCGGCAAAGAACTGAGATGTCAATGATTGATAAATTTCTACATACAATAACATGAGCCGACTCCTCATTCACAACACTCCCATCTTTCTTCCAATGGGTCGTTATGAACAACGTTGCCCGATCAGGAGACTCTCCACCAAGATTCTTTGCCCactttttccatgtaaaaaaaatgaGTTGGTAACACATAAAATGTTTTTTCTTCCCACTTTCACCATTGGGGGAAAAAAACGATTGCAGGTGAATCAGTAATGCGTAcaaatataaatgtataaagcACACAAGAACTTAATTCAAAATCTTTTTTTGTAGAGAATAGTTGTAAGCAATCCTTATTTTTCATCATATGAACTACTAGAACCTAGTGTGTTAAAGCAAAAGAAAAAGTGTAGAAAGAGTCCTCTACAccactttatttataatgttgTAGGTGAAAGAACCACTCTAATAATACAACCCAGGCCCATTTAATCCAGTCAAAAAAAGATCcacaaatatataataaataaataaataaatttgtagCAAATAACAACAATGATGTTCTTTATGTTTAGAACTTAAAGAGTggaaataatattgataatagaaCTTGCAACAGAGTCTATCTTCTATACTAGTTGGCTAGGTGATGTTAGTAGTAGAAGCTGGTTCTTCTTAGGCTTCTATATTTCAGTTGCTGGATCATTTGATAATAAAAGGAGATGGAAACCTGAACATTAGGTGACACATTTAATTAAATTAGAGTATGGTTGACATTCTCAATTCACTTACCCTAATATTGGCATCGTCATAACTTCTTGTAAGAGAAATTCAGCATTTCTATCCGACAATTTTAACATAGCCATATCACAACATTGTCTAGTATGTATGTGAATCTTTTTGGTAtcacataatttttttaaaaaattaaaaaattggcATTTGCAGATATTTATTTGGTTTGTTATGACAAAGGAAACCATGGCCTCACCTGACGAATCCACCAATATACATAAGTTGATATTTTGTACCCTTTTGAAGAATCAAATTTCTCTATCCCACGCAGTAATCCAATCAAACCTCCTAACATTCAAAAAGGAAGTTAGCTGTGAGATGGACCCAGGAACAAAAATTTGTGTGGCATGTTAACAGTCTAGAAAGAGGAACAAGTTCAAAATGCATTGGAGATGGAGTTAGTGGTAAGAGGTATCACCTGAACAAGGACAGCCATTTCAGCCCCCATGTTATCATATTTTTGAGCAAAATCAgggcagagacagagagagagttggggcagggagagaaagaTGGAGATACTATTGTTACAATGTTGGAGAACACAATCACACCCTAAAGAATGGGGACATGTAAAACACGTCGCACCTTGATGCCTTTTTCTTAATTCAAATGAACCATTGAAATTAATTACCTTAATTAGATTGACTCTATCATGTGATGCATTTTCCTGCATCCTATCATGTCTACTCAGCTGGTGAACATCAATGCCATAGGATGCCAACTCTGAAGCAGGTGTTGTCCCCTGATACTCAAAATTGTGGCATGTAAAGAAAATCCTAGCCGTATTCAAACCTCTAGGAGCATACAAATCCCAATAGAGTGGTGCCTGAGAAGCCAAGTTTACTTATTGTGGGGGGGGACATCAGAAATTATTTATGAAAAGGAACTAGTGAAATTCTAACTATTGCCAGTGCATACAACAAACGCTGTCTGCCGGTCATGGCGATCGATTATATCTGGTTTCTTGCCAGCTCGAAGAAGCAATTCAGGTGCTGCAAGACTAAAGAATGAAAAATGCTTGAAATCGTCATTCTCTCCATTAAACTGTTCTCTCCAGAAAAATTTAGCCAGATGATGAGGCTCAATGAAATAGACAGGAAGACCGGTTAACAATTTTAATCAACATGAATCATAAAATCATTTGCAAATGGAAGCTAAGAATTAATGAGGAACTATCGCTGACCTTCGACTGTTCCAACCTAAATTTTATTTCGGAATAGCTTATCAGCTGTTGGAAATTAATCTGTTTCTAGAAGATGCAGACAGTGAAGAACATGGAATCAAAAAGCTAATGATGCACCATTTGGTCCCTTCCAAAGGCATAAGTAAAAGCATACTGATGAAATTCTAAAGACAAGATGGCAATATATTCTATATGAAAGTAAAGCAGGCCTACATAAGCAAATGCTAATACTAAACAATGTTGTATATTAGAGACATTTCATTGTACCATTATTGTGAAAACCCAACATCATTACAAGAGGACCGTTTTTTACAAGTATGTTCAAAGATGATAGATCAATTGACACTTGATGTAAACTTAACTGATGATCACTTTACAAAAACATTATCATGAAAATTGCACAAAGCGGATGGGAAGAACACTTAGTATCTGGACTTCTTGAATGTAATGAAGCACATTAAAATGCAATGAAGTTCAAATTCAAAATGCAATGGAGCACATAATGATCATTTAAATGAATGCTTAATACACAGAAAATTTTTAGAGGGAATGCTGCAAACCTGAAATAAATTTGAGTCCTTTACATCTGGCCACAGCTCCTTCAAGAAAACAATCACCATGCATACCGGGTCTTGATACCTATCCAAAGATAAAATAAGTAGGATAGACGAAGAAGTGAATGATTTGAGTCCTAGCTCATCTATTTTAGACTGAAGCATTCCTTTATAAATGAATAGGAAAGCTGAACAAGGAAAATCATGGAGCATGCAAGAGGTAAAGACAGGCTACAAAAGGCTCATGGATATTTCCTAAGCTGACATTCAAGTTAAAGTATTAAGAGAAGAAATTCAAAGGTTTTATAACAATGTTTTGACAGAATAACAAAACTATCAAGCTACAAGTTGAGCCCATAGACGATTACATGAGCAGAGAAATCATTTTACCCCATATTGCATAGTTTCATATTATAAAACCACAAATGCTGAACATGGAATCTAGTAACAATGTATCATCAATATAAAAGACATCCTATGCAAATGAATTGACTAAATGTTAGCTTGCCAAGTTTGAACTGCATGACCCATACATGTATGTAAAAATGCAATATATCTAATTA
This DNA window, taken from Magnolia sinica isolate HGM2019 chromosome 14, MsV1, whole genome shotgun sequence, encodes the following:
- the LOC131225789 gene encoding uncharacterized protein LOC131225789, whose translation is MVIVFLKELWPDVKDSNLFQAPLYWDLYAPRGLNTARIFFTCHNFEYQGTTPASELASYGIDVHQLSRHDRMQENASHDRVNLIKVINFNGSFELRKRHQGATCFTCPHSLGCDCVLQHCNNSISIFLSLPQLSLCLCPDFAQKYDNMGAEMAVLVQVIPLTTNSISNAF